The sequence ATCATCTGGCGCGGCACCGGGTTGACCGCCGGCTCACCGACCTCCAGCGGCAGCCCCGGCAGCGTCACCGTGCCCACCCCGGGCCCGGCCCGGAAGACCACGCCCGAGCCCGCCGGAAGCACCCGCACGCTCACCCGTACCAGGGCGCCGTGCGTCACGTCCGGGTCGTCGCCCGCGTCCTTCACCACGCCCGCCGTCGCCCGCCCGCCGGCCAGCTCCTCCACGGCCAGCGCGAACGCCGGGGTCTGGCCCCGGGGCAGCGTGATGGTGACCGGGTCGGGGAAGTCGCCGCTCAGCAGCGCCGTGTACGCGGCCGTCGCGGCGGCGGTGGCACAGGCACCGGTCGTCCAGCCGGGCCGCAGACCGGTGTGCTTGAGTTGGGCGCCGCGCCCGCCTTTCGCCTCACTCATGGATGGTCCCTGTGCACGTACTGATTCTGGGCGGGACGACGGAGGCCCGCCGCCTCGCCGAGCTGCTGGTGGCCCGGCTGCCCGCCGGGAGCAGGGTCACCAGCTCACTGGCCGGCCGGGTGGCCCGGCCGAAGCTCCCGCCGGGGGAGGTCCGGGTCGGGGGCTTCGGCGGAGCCGACGGGCTCGCGGACTGGCTCCGCTCGCACCGGGTGCACGCGCTCATCGACGCCACCCATCCTTTCGCCGGGACGATCACCTTCAACGCGGCCCGCGCCGCTGCCGCCGCCCATGTTCCCCTGCTGATGCTGCGCCGCCCCGGCTGGGTGCCCGGGGACGGCGACGACTGGCACCCGGTCGGCTCCCTGGCCGGGGCGGCCGACGCGCTGCCCGCACTGGGGCGGCGTGTCTTTCTCACCACCGGGCGGATGGGGCTCGCCGCCTTCGCGGGCCTGGACGGCCTGTGGTTCCTGATGCGGTCCGTGGACGCCCCGGAACCGCCGTACCCGGCGCGGATGGAGACCCTGCTCGACCGGGGCCCCTTCACTCTCGAAGGGGAGCGCGAGCTGATCCGCCGGCACCGGATCGACGTCCTCGTCACCAAGGACAGCGGCGGCGCCGCCACCGCCCCCAAGCTGGCCGCCGCCCGCGAGGCCGGCATCCCCGTCGTCGTGGTCCGCCGGCCACCGGTCCCCGAGGGGGGCGCGGTGGCCGGCAGCCCGGAAGAGGCCCTGGCCTGGCTGACGGATCAGTTCTCCGGGTAGCGGCGCGGTGTCCACACGATCTGCTGTCCGTCGCCCCGCCGCTCCCACCGGGTCTGCGAGGAGCCGACGATGAGGATCGTGCGCATGTCCACCTCGGCCGGATCGAGGTCGGCCAGGCGCACGGTCCGTACGCTCTCGTCCGGTCCGCCGACGTCCCGGCCGAGGACCACGGGCGTGTCCGGCGAGCGGTGTTCGAGGAGCAGGTCCCGGGCCTTGCCGACCTGCCAGGTCCGGCTGCGGGAGCCGGGGTTGTAGAG is a genomic window of Streptomyces sp. NBC_00708 containing:
- a CDS encoding cobalt-precorrin-6A reductase, which produces MHVLILGGTTEARRLAELLVARLPAGSRVTSSLAGRVARPKLPPGEVRVGGFGGADGLADWLRSHRVHALIDATHPFAGTITFNAARAAAAAHVPLLMLRRPGWVPGDGDDWHPVGSLAGAADALPALGRRVFLTTGRMGLAAFAGLDGLWFLMRSVDAPEPPYPARMETLLDRGPFTLEGERELIRRHRIDVLVTKDSGGAATAPKLAAAREAGIPVVVVRRPPVPEGGAVAGSPEEALAWLTDQFSG